One region of Molothrus aeneus isolate 106 chromosome 1, BPBGC_Maene_1.0, whole genome shotgun sequence genomic DNA includes:
- the VCPIP1 gene encoding deubiquitinating protein VCPIP1, with the protein MSQPQQPPPPSPQQQPQPPPPSASKKRDRRIFSGTCPDPKCQARLFFPAHGPQGSGSIECTDCGRRHEQRQLLAVEEVTDPDLVLHNLLRNALLGVSGAGPPRRNTELVKVHGLSNYHCKLLAPILARYGMDKQTGKAKLLTEMNQGDIFDCSLLGDRAFLIEPEHVETMGYGKDRSGSLIYLHDTLEDIKKANNSQECLIPVHVDGDGHCLVHAVSRALVGRELFWHALRENLKKHFEENLSHYKALFHDFIDAAEWEDIINECDPLFVPPEGVPMGLRNIHIFGLANVLHRPIILLDSLSGMRSSGDYSATFLPGLIPLEKCMGKDGMLNKPICIAWSSSGRNHYIPLVGIKGAALPKLPRKLLPKAWGVPQDLIKKYIMLEEDGGCIIGGDRSLQDKYLMRLVAAMEEVFMSKHGIHPSLVADVHQYFYRRTGVIGVQPEEVTAAAKKAVMDNRLHRCLICGALSEHHVPPEWLAPGGKLYNLAKSTHGQLRPDKNYSFPLNSLVCSYNPVKDVLVPDYGLSNLTVCNWCHGNLMRRVREDGSVLYIDGDRTNTRSSGGKCGCGFKHYWEGKEYDNLPEAFPITLEWGGRVVRETVYWFQYESDTSLNSNVYDVAMKLVTKHFPGEFGSEILVQKVVNTILHQTAKKNPDDYTPVNIDGAHAQRADDVQQGQELESQLPTKIILTGQKTKTLHKEELNMSKAERTIQQNIADQASVMQKRKSEKLKQEHKGQPRTASPGAVREGPSSAPATPTKTPYSPTSAKEKKIRITTNDGRQSMLTLKCTTTFLELQESIAREFNIPPYLQCIRYGFPPKELLPPKEGMENEPVPLQHGDRIAIEILKGKEEGRQAASAHSAHAVKHEDVAVTSKISSKDLQEQVDKEMYSLCLLATLMGEDVWSYAKGLPQLFQQGGVFYSIMKKTTGLADGKHCTFPHLPGKNFVYNAAEDRLELCVDAAGHFPIGPDVEELVKEALSQVRAEAASRSREASPSHGILKLGSGGVVKKKSEQLHNITAFQGKGHSLGTASSSQQHDQRARETPLLRKHSTETDFSPSAKIEPSVFTAASGNSELIRIAPGVVTMRDSRQLDPTLIEAQRKKLQEMVSSIQASMDRHLRDQNTEQSASVDVSQRKVEAVSSTAKTGSFQAALPESFSAPSGTEHLNTESTDGNMVNSVGTAFPARSKAQKGNSVEELEEMDSQDAGITNATEPMDHS; encoded by the exons atgtcccagccccagcagccgccgccgccgtcccctcagcagcagccgcagccgccgccTCCGTCCGCCTCCAAGAAGCGAGACCGGCGCATCTTCTCGGGCACCTGCCCCGATCCCAAATGCCAGGCGCGGCTGTTCTTCCCGGCGCACGGGCCGCAGGGCAGCGGCAGCATCGAGTGCACGGACTGCGGGCGGCGCCACGAGCAGCGGCAGCTGCTGGCCGTGGAGGAGGTGACGGACCCCGACCTGGTGCTGCACAACCTGCTGCGGAACGCGCTGCTGGGCGTCAGCGGCGCCGGCCCGCCCCGCAGGAACACCGAGCTCGTCAAAGTCCACGGCCTCTCCAACTACCACTGCAAGCTCCTGGCCCCCATCCTGGCCCGCTATGGGATGGACAAGCAGACTGGCAAAGCCAAGCTCCTCACGGAGATGAACCAGGGAGACATCTTTGACTGCTCCCTCCTGGGCGACCGCGCCTTCCTCATCGAGCCAGAGCACGTCGAAACCATGGGTTACGGGAAGGATCGCTCCGGCAGCCTCATCTACCTGCACGACACCCTGGAGGACATCAAGAAGGCCAACAACAGTCAAGAGTGCCTCATTCCTGTCCACGTGGATGGAGATGGCCACTGCCTTGTCCATGCAGTCTCACGAGCGCTTGTTGGCAGGGAGCTGTTCTGGCATGCTCTCCGAGAGAATCTAAAGAAGCATTTTGAGGAGAATCTGAGCCACTACAAGGCACTTTTCCATGACTTTATTGATGCTGCAGAGTGGGAGGATATTATCAATGAATGTGACCCTTTGTTTGTTCCTCCAGAAGGTGTGCCAATGGGCCTTAGGAATATTCACATCTTTGGTCTGGCCAACGTGCTTCACCGGCCTATCATCCTGTTAGACTCCTTGAGTGGAATGCGAAGCTCTGGAGATTATTCAGCAACATTCCTCCCTGGTCTGATACCTCTGGAAAAATGCATGGGGAAAGATGGCATGTTGAACAAGCCGATCTGTATTGCGTGGAGTAGCTCAGGACGTAACCATTATATTCCTCTGGTTGGAATAAAAGGTGCTGCTTTACCTAAGCTGCCTAGGAAGCTGCTTCCTAAAGCCTGGGGAGTTCCTCAAGACCTCATCAAAAAGTACATCATGTTAGAGGAGGATGGTGGTTGTATTATTGGAGGAGACAGAAGTTTGCAGGATAAGTACTTGATGAGGCTTGTTGCTGCAATGGAGGAGGTTTTCATGAGTAAACACGGTATCCACCCCAGTCTTGTAGCTGATGTGCATCAATATTTCTACAGAAGGACTGGTGTAATAGGGGTCCAGCCTGAAGAGGTCACTGCAGCTGCCAAAAAAGCAGTGATGGACAACCGCCTTCACAGGTGCCTCATCTGTGGGGCTCTTTCAGAGCATCACGTTCCCCCAGAATGGCTGGCTCCTGGCGGGAAGCTGTATAACCTGGCAAAAAGCACTCACGGCCAGCTAAGGCCTGacaaaaattacagttttcCCCTGAACAGTTTGGTGTGTTCTTACAACCCTGTGAAGGATGTGCTGGTACCAGACTATGGTCTGAGTAATTTGACTGTCTGTAACTGGTGCCACGGTAACTTAATGCGTCGCGTCAGAGAAGATGGGTCTGTTTTGTATATTGATGGAGACAGAACTAATACTAGGTCTTCAGGTGGCAAGTGTGGCTGTGGATTCAAGCATTACTGGGAAGGTAAAGAATATGACAATCTGCCTGAAGCTTTTCCTATAACTCTAGAGTGGGGTGGAAGAGTGGTGAGAGAGACTGTCTACTGGTTCCAGTATGAAAGTGACACCTCTTTGAACAGCAATGTGTACGATGTCGCCATGAAACTTGTTACCAAGCACTTCCCCGGTGAATTTGGTAGCGAGATTCTGGTGCAGAAAGTTGTCAACACAATACTGCACCAAACTGCCAAAAAGAACCCTGATGATTATACCCCTGTAAATATCGATGGTGCTCACGCCCAAAGAGCTGATGATGTACAGCAAGGACAAGAGTTAGAGTCGCAACTTCCAACCAAAATCATTTTGACTGGACAGAAGACTAAAACTTTGCACAAGGAGGAGTTGAATATGAGCAAGGCTGAAAGAACTATTCAGCAGAACATTGCGGACCAGGCTTCTGTAATGCAGAAAcggaaaagtgaaaaattgaAACAAGAGCATAAAGGGCAGCCCAGGACTGCTTCTCCCGGGGCTGTTCGCGAGGGGCCCTCGTCTGCACCCGCTACACCAACCAAAACCCCGTATTCTCCAACatctgcaaaggaaaagaaaattcgGATAACCACCAATGACGGGAGGCAGTCAATGCTTACCTTGAAGTGCACTACCACCTTCTTGGAGCTCCAGGAAAGCATAGCAAGAGAATTTAATATTCCCCCGTATTTGCAATGTATTCGCTACGGCTTTCCTCCAAAAGAGCTTCTGCCTCCCAAAGAAGGCATGGAAAACGAGCCTGTTCCTTTGCAGCACGGTGACAGGATTGCCATAGAAATTCTGAAGGGCaaggaggaaggcaggcaggctgcCTCAGCTCACTCAGCCCATGCTGTGAAACACGAAGATGTTGCTGTGACCAGTAAGATCTCGTCGAAGGATCTGCAAGAGCAAGTTGACAAGGAGATGTATTCACTCTGCCTTCTGGCAACGCTCATGG GAGAGGATGTTTGGTCTTACGCAAAGGGCCTTCCTCAGTTGTTTCAGCAGGGTGGAGTCTTCTACAGCATAATGAAGAAAACaacag GTTTGGCTGATGGCAAGCACTGCACTTTTCCACATCTACCTGGTAAAAACTTTGTGTACAATGCAGCAGAAGACAGACTGGAGCTGTGTGTGGATGCTGCTGGGCACTTCCCGATCGGTCCCGATGTTGAAGAGCTGGTTAAAGAGGCCTTAAGTCAAGTGCGGGCAGAAGCTGCTTCAAGAAGCAGGGAAGCAAGTCCTTCACATGGAATACTGAAGCTGGGTAGTGGTGGAGtagtgaaaaagaaatctgaacaACTACATAACATAACTGCATTTCAAGGAAAGGGTCATTCCCTAGGAACTGCATCTAGTAGTCAACAACACGATCAAAGAGCCAGGGAAACACCACTTTTAAGAAAGCATAGCACAGAAACGGACTTCAGTCCTTCTGCTAAAATTGAGCCTTCTGTATTCACAGCTGCTTCTGGTAACAGTGAGCTTATTCGAATTGCACCGGGAGTTGTGACAATGAGAGACAGCAGGCAGCTTGACCCCACTTTGATTGAGGCACAGAGAAAAAAGTTGCAGGAAATGGTCTCTTCTATTCAGGCTTCAATGGATAGACATTTGCGGGATCAGAATACAGAGCAGTCAGCATCAGTTGATGTATCTCAAAGAAAAGTAGAGGCAGTGAGTTCAACTGCTAAAACTGGGAGCTTTCAGGCTGCCTTACCCGAATCATTCTCTGCACCAAGTGGTACTGAACACTTGAATACTGAATCAACTGATGGTAACATGGTGAATTCTGTGGGAACAGCATTCCCTGCAAGGTCTAAAGCACAAAAGGGAAATTCTGTTGAGGAGCTTGAGGAGATGGATAGTCAAGATGCAGGAATCACTAATGCAACTGAGCCAATGGATCACTCTTGA